Proteins co-encoded in one Triticum aestivum cultivar Chinese Spring unplaced genomic scaffold, IWGSC CS RefSeq v2.1 scaffold115843, whole genome shotgun sequence genomic window:
- the LOC123173013 gene encoding uncharacterized protein: MAELASGAVSSLLGVIRNEALLLGRVRHDVQFIQEEMESMQSFLTHLSKKAPTGGEHDEQIRTWMNQVRLLAQDSNNCIDLYLYRGNPEIHLARGGLRRYIAWLPWFVHKMVAQHRAAIQLRALRERARDIGERRLRYGVEVPAKGAGVGQSPAGAGPTLAAIGSPVVHVASTSNASGGEEDDSDDQDVMALVVTNRSHPRGACFEPRTPEENVRVKLAEWIQNVAQCNTVKGGSVPSVAIVAPDKHETLAIAKEASAMWKKCSVLVDIPAVHFYSRALRTEDILYYILRELQLAKSQPQQQEVQGGGDEDINKTKREILSQKGEVVREITKIIQGMKVNKKISEIKSTLQNMKDNQLQLNLTEMSKDELGLLESAKDEPLGIFLRALWLLKLKPAKGAPAHKQVQERKGETRSRDDVIKETAKMLKKHMEIHAEDEKEEPHTKQILLKEAQYEDLLREVFPPVTIRKDPQNQEEDSKQATAINTTAGTTIILVEDQFKDMIRKILQELQEDKSMKNKKLDTTELREDISLKDKKIDTTELQEDKSEKKLDTTELQEVKSMKKPSQDFILDALIEETMERFWEIEWEMNQQLVIKGIMDKIRDCFDRKGDEIILVILKLDYDWVSGWEETKKAFSIFGCIAGALMLTFEENRTRAKGYCCPSREPIDYSVLGLYHDITLELTNQQMNKESAQIFLGILENCHQHEFCMKIFVHALYANPKRSDEELSKLHRTLQKVIDKSLDKIAKKILKFSYSDMPKEYKSCLMYLAIFPRRQPIRRSTLIGRWVVEGLITKEDWASSVRHASRCFDALINRWLVYPADIGATGKIKSCVIGDLVHEFITKIARKRRIVETRLSHHLALRFSIFNDLRLRGSDKIDRFFEKLHEESSRVSLIKVLDLQDCQCFGRKNQIYLRDICSKMLLLKYLSLRGTDVTQLPTEINNLRELEVLDIRETYVPPSATVNVLLLKLKRLLAGRIVPSSGVSSTELFSVEIPDKVEKMVNMEVLSNVKARTRQDMKDIGKLWQLRKLGVVIQYKEPHLRNFLRAISDLHECLKSLSITLPNIEDNKEIRDWVLEHYKNSPKLLESLSITGTTQTVQLLRLLTRDIDQLQLRKVTLSGTRLYQPDLKVLGKLPKLICLRLRDNAYIDSNLTFNNDEFENLKCFLIEGSNITALSFGGGAHKLEKIVLCSTDGLSISGVEDLLELKDVELKNSNKLSLFDKAKNISKVTLWHTSLSQYEVEILAKIPNMRNLVLKDIFCVQSQLILYKDDFPKLNLLTVDFSVTPKTIITDGSAPKLEKIIWSFTKDTVGTLSISGTDILPNLKELEINGDFIPREVEEALKKHKNKPKFTYNKPENQYQEAGNIPEKKDPPRFSFLRKKED, from the exons ATGGCGGAGCTCGCGTCAGGCGCCGTGAGCTCGCTGCTGGGCGTCATCCGCAACGAGGCGCTGCTGCTGGGCCGCGTCCGGCACGACGTGCAGTTCATCCAGGAGGAGATGGAGAGCATGCAGAGCTTCTTGACCCACCTGTCAAAGAAGGCACCCACCGGTGGCGAGCACGACGAGCAGATTCGCACGTGGATGAACCAGGTCCGGCTGCTCGCCCAGGACAGCAACAACTGCATCGATCTGTATCTGTACCGCGGCAACCCCGAGATCCATCTAGCCAGGGGCGGCCTCCGGCGGTACATCGCGTGGCTTCCCTGGTTTGTGCACAAGATGGTGGCGCAGCATCGTGCGGCTATTCAGCTGCGTGCGCTCAGGGAACGGGCGCGTGACATCGGTGAGCGGCGATTGAG GTACGGTGTTGAGGTCCCAGCGAAAGGGGCGGGAGTGGGGCAGTCGCCTGCAGGGGCTGGTCCCACGCTGGCAGCGATTGGTTCGCCAGTTGTGCATGTAGCCTCAACATCTAATGCTTCAGGAGGTGAAGAGGATGACAGTGACGATCAAGACGTCATGGCGTTGGTGGTGACAAATCGCTCTCATCCAAGAGGGGCGTGTTTTGAGCCTCGTACGCCAGAGGAGAATGTTAGGGTGAAGCTAGCGGAATGGATACAGAATGTTGCACAATGCAACACTGTTAAGGGGGGATCAGTACCATCCGTGGCCATTGTGGCACCGGATAAGCATGAAACCCTTGCTATTGCAAAGGAAGCTTCAGCCATGTGGAAAAAATGCAGTGTCTTGGTCGACATCCCAGCGGTACACTTCTATTCTCGTGCCCTAAGAACTGAGGATATCTTGTACTATATACTGCGAGAACTTCAGCTCGCAAAATCCCAACCCCAGCAGCAGGAAGTTCAAGGTGGGGGGGATGAGGATATCAACAAAACAAAAAGGGAAATTCTCTCCCAAAAAGGGGAGGTTGTGAGAGAAATCACAAAAATTATCCAAGGAATGAAGGTTAACAAGAAGATTTCAGAAATCAAGAGCACTCTTCAAAACATGAAGGACAACCAGCTGCAACTCAATTTGACAGAAATGAGTAAGGATGAGCTGGGCCTGCTGGAATCCGCAAAAGATGAACCCTTGGGCATATTCCTCCGAGCATTGTGGCTGCTAAAGCTCAAGCCAGCTAAAGGTGCCCCTGCACACAAACAAGTCCAagaaaggaagggagagacacgTTCACGCGACGATGTCATTAAAGAAACAGCTAAGATGCTTAAAAAGCATATGGAAATACACgcagaagatgaaaaagaagaaccACACACAAAGCAGATTCTTCTCAAGGAAGCCCAGTATGAAGACCTCTTACGTGAAGTGTTCCCCCCCGTGACCATCAGGAAGGACCCGCAGAACCAGGAGGAAGACTCCAAGCAAGCCACAGCCATCAACACCACCGCTGGCACTACAATTATATTGGTCGAGGACCAATTCAAAGATATGATCCGCAAGATACTGCAGGAGCTGCAGGAAGACAAATCCATGAAGAACAAGAAATTAGATACAACTGAGCTGCGGGAAGACATATCTCTGAAGGACAAAAAAATAGATACAACTGAGCTGCAGGAAGACAAATCAGAGAAGAAACTAGATACAACTGAGCTGCAAGAAGTAAAATCCATGAAGAAACCAAGTCAAGATTTTATACTGGATGCTCTTATTGAAGAAACCATGGAGAGGTTTTGGGAAATCGAGTGGGAGATGAATCAACAGCTCGTCATCAAAGGGATCATGGACAAAATTAGGGATTGTTTTGATAGAAAAGGTGATGAGATAATCCTAGTTATCCTCAAACTCGATTATGACTGGGTATCCGGATGGGAGGAGACCAAAAAGGCTTTCAGCATTTTTGGTTGCATAGCTGGTGCACTGATGTTGACCTTTGAAGAAAACAGAACACGAGCAAAAGGATATTGTTGTCCGTCGCGGGAGCCTATAGACTATTCTGTTCTTGGGCTCTACCATGATATCACACTCGAGCTTACAAACCAGCAGATGAATAAAGAGAGCGCCCAGATTTTTCTCGGCATCTTGGAGAACTGTCACCAACATGAATTCTGCATGAAGATCTTCGTTCATGCTTTGTACGCCAACCCCAAGAGGAGTGATGAAGAACTAAGCAAGTTGCACAGAACCCTGCAGAAGGTTATAGACAAATCATTGGACAAAATTGCTAAGAAGATACTCAAGTTCTCTTATAGTGATATGCCTAAAGAATACAAGTCTTGTTTGATGTACCTAGCAATTTTCCCTAGACGACAACCCATCAGGCGGTCAACCTTGATAGGACGGTGGGTTGTCGAAGGGCTGATAACCAAGGAAGACTGGGCCAGTTCTGTGCGTCATGCCAGTCGATGTTTTGATGCGTTGATCAATCGGTGGCTTGTTTATCCTGCCGATATTGGGGCTACAGGAAAGATAAAGAGTTGTGTGATAGGTGATCTTGTTCATGAATTCATTACCAAGATCGCTAGAAAGCGGCGCATTGTGGAAACACGCCTGTCACATCACTTGGCTCTCCGCTTCTCCATTTTCAATGACCTCCGACTCCGTGGCTCGGATAAAATAGATAGATTCTTCGAAAAGCTCCATGAAGAATCATCTCGAGTATCCCTGATCAAGGTGCTAGATCTCCAAGATTGCCAGTGCTTTGGACGGAAGAATCAAATCTACCTCAGGGACATATGCAGCAAGATGTTACTGCTCAAGTATCTGAGCCTAAGGGGAACAGATGTTACCCAGCTGCCGACTGAAATCAATAACCTCCGTGAGCTAGAAGTATTGGATATCCGAGAAACATATGTGCCTCCATCTGCAACAGTAAATGTCTTACTCCTGAAGTTGAAGCGTTTGCTGGCTGGTCGCATTGTTCCAAGTTCGGGGGTAAGTAGTACTGAACTATTTAGTGTTGAGATCCCTGATAAGGTCGAAAAAATGGTAAACATGGAGGTATTGTCCAATGTCAAGGCACGGACGAGACAAGATATGAAAGATATTGGAAAGTTGTGGCAGCTCAGGAAGCTTGGTGTGGTTATTCAATACAAGGAGCCACACCTCAGGAATTTTCTTCGAGCTATCAGTGATCTGCATGAGTGCCTGAAGTCTCTGTCAATCACTCTTCCCAATATAGAGGACAACAAAGAGATCAGAGATTGGGTTCTTGAACACTATAAAAACTCTCCCAAGCTTCTCGAGAGCCTAAGCATTACTGGAACCACACAAACAGTGCAACTTCTTCGGTTGTTGACCAGAGATATTGACCAACTCCAACTTCGCAAGGTAACTCTATCTGGTACCCGGCTGTATCAGCCTGATCTGAAGGTCCTTGGCAAGCTTCCCAAATTAATATGTCTCAGGCTCCGAGATAACGCATACATCGATAGCAACCTCACCTTCAACAATGATGAATTCGAAAATCTCAAGTGCTTTCTTATTGAGGGTTCCAACATAACTGCCCTCAGCTTTGGAGGTGGAGCACATAAACTCGAGAAAATCGTGTTGTGCTCCACCGATGGACTGTCAATTTCTGGAGTCGAAGACCTTCTGGAACTGAAGGATGTCGAGTTGAAGAACAGCAATAAGTTATCATTGTTTGACAAGGCCAAAAACATATCCAAGGTGACTCTTTGGCATACCTCTCTGAGTCAATATGAGGTAGAGATTCTCGCCAAGATACCTAACATGCGCAACCTAGTACTCAAGGACATATTTTGTGTACAAAGCCAGCTTATCTTATACAAAGATGACTTCCCAAAGCTCAACCTTCTTACAGTCGACTTCTCTGTCACCCCCAAGACTATCATTACCGACGGATCAGCTCCTAAGCTCGAGAAAATCATCTGGTCCTTCACAAAGGACACGGTGGGTACTCTCTCCATCTCCGGCACTGACATCCTTCCAAACCTGAAGGAGCTCGAGATCAATGGTGATTTTATCCCTAGGGAGGTGGAAGAAGCATTGAAGAAACACAAGAACAAACCCAAGTTTACATACAACAAACCGGAAAACCAATACCAGGAAGCCGGAAACATACCAGAAAAGAAAGATCCTCCAAGATTCTCATTTTTGAGGAAGAAAGAAGATTGA